CTTCCGCACCGCCTTCACACCCTTGTGCTTCGACCAGATGTTCTTCCCCGCGCCCTTGACGTACTTCTCATACCCGGCGGCCGTGCCGGGGAGGATGTCGAACCGGTACTCAAAAGTGATCATCGCGCTGCCTCCTTTGGAAAGTTCCTTCCTGCCCCGTAACGTATCAAACGGGGCATGCACCGTCAATCGACGCGCAGGACGATCTTCCCGAACTGGTGCTTCTCTTCGAGGTGCCGGAGCGCCTCCCCGGCCTCCGACAGCGGAAAGACCGCGTCGACCACCGGTTTCACCTTTCCGTCCCGGAAGAGCTTCAGCATCCCGGCGAACTCCGCATGCGTCCCCATGGTGGAGCCGTACACGGTCAGCTGGTTCCAGAAGATGCGCCCGAGGTCGGTCTGTGGATCGGGGCCGGTGGTGGCGCCGCAGGTGAGGAGCCGCCCCCCCTTGGCCGCGGCCGCGATCGACTGCTTCCACGTGGCTTTTCCCACCGAATCGAGGACGACATCGACCCCGCGCTTCCCCGTGAGCTTGCGAATCTCCCTGGAGAAGTCCGTCTTGCCGTGGTCGATCCCGACATTCGCGCCGAGCGCCTTCGCGCGGTCGAGTTTCTCCGGGCTCCCCGAGGTGACGAAAACGGTGAGGCCGAGGAGCTTTGCGATCTGCAGCGCGGCCACCGCGACGCCTCCGCCGATGCCGACGATCAGGAGCGACTCGCCGGGTTTCACCCGCGCCTTCGTCACGAGCATCCGCCACGCGGTGAGGAAAGTGAGCGGGAACGCCGCCGACTCCTCCCAGGAAAGGCCCGCCGGCTTCGGGTAGGCGTTCACGGCGGGGGCGACGACGACGTCGGCGAACGTCCCGGCGATGTGCTCCCCGAGGAGGTGGAAGGTGACGCAAAGGGAGTGCTCCCCCGAAAGGCAGAACTCGCACTCCCCGCAGTTGATCCCGGGGTTCAGCACGACTTCGTCGCCGGGCTTCACCCGGGTGACGCCGGCGCCTGTCGACTCGATCACGCCGGCTCCGTCCGATCCCATCACGTGGGGGAGCGCCACCGGGATGCCGGGGATGCCGTTTCGGACGAAGATGTCGAGGTGGTTGAGCGCGGCCGCCTTGACCCTCACGCGGACCTGCCCCGGCCCGGCGGCCGGTTCCGGAAGGTCGCCGAACTCGACGCGGTCCGGCCCGCCGTGTTCGCGGAAAAATGCGGCTTTCATGGGATGCCTCCCTGTTACTGCGGGGGATGCCTGCGCAGATTCCGGTACAGGATCTCGGGCGGGATGTCCGTGGCGTCGATCATCGTTCCCTGCTTCTTCTTTCCAGCGACGGCGCGGACGAGATCCCGCAACTCCCGGACGTTCCCAGGCCAGTCGTACGTTTCGAGAGCGGAGAGCGCGGAGGAAGTGAACCCACGGAGCGGTTTCTTCCGCTCCCGGTTCGCCTCCTGCAGGAAATGGTGCAGCAGCAGCGGCACGTCCTCGAGGTGCTCCCGCAGCGCGGGGATGTGTACGATCCCCGGCTCCAGCGCCTTGAGCAGCGTCGGCGGAACGTTCCCCCGCCGCGCCAGCTCCTCCACGGGGACCGCGCTGGAAGCGATGACCCGGATGTCCAGCATGATCGGTTCCGTTCCACCGTCCGGCACCATCGTCTTGTCGGCAAGGAACCTGTCCATCCGCTCGAGGACCTCCCGTCCCGCCTCGGCGAAGTCGGCGAGGTGGAGCGTGCCGTGGTTCGCGAGCTCCATCTTTCCCGAATTGGGGACGGACGTCTGATCTTCGATGGCGCACGGGGCCCCGAACAGCTCCGCGATGAGCGTCTCTTCCGGAACGCCCGCGCAGTAGACCGGTACGCACAGCTCCGCGGACCGCCGGCTGTGGAAGTGCACGATGCGGGCGAAGAAGCCGCGCCCGGTGCCGCGCTCCCCGGCGAGCAGCACCGGGCCGCCCACGCCCGAGATCCCCTGGAGGGTGGCGATCAGCCGCAGGATGGGCTCGCTGTCGCCGACGACGGACCGGACATGGTGGGCGGCGCGGATTTCCGATTTGAGGAACCGGTTCTCCCGCTGCAGCTGCCGCTGGGAGTACGCCTTCTCGACGAGGTTCACCACCTCCTCGGGCTTCAGCGGTTTCATGATGTAGTGGAAGGCGCCGTTGCGCATCGCCTCGATGGCGGTGTCCGCGGTGGCGTACCCCGTCATGAGGATCACTTCGACGTCGGGGTGGATCTCCTTGGCGGCCCGCAGCAGGTCGATGCCGCTGTCCCCGGGCATGACGAGGTCGGTGAGGATCACGTCGAACGGGGCCCGGTCCAGCTGGTCGATCCCGTCCGTGCCGGACCGCGCCTCGGTGACGTCCCATCCCTTCTCCCGCAGGATCGTGGAGAGGAGGGAGACGATCATCGGCTCGTCGTCGACGACCAGGATCCGCTTCAAGGGGTTCCGGTTCATGTCAAGGTTTCTTCCTGCGGACCGCCCAGAGGATGGCGGCCCCGCCCGCGACGAGGATGACGACCAGGGACGCCACCTCGAGGTCCCGGTAGCGCGATCGGCTCATCTTCTCCGCGGTCGCGCGGTCCTCGTACGTCCCCGCCTTGCCGTCGTCCGTCGCGGCGGAGGACGGAAGGGAGAAGAGCAGGCAGAGGGCGAGAAGGAGAGCGGAGAGAGCCCTCCCCGCCCCCGAACCGGCGAAGATCCCATGCTGGCCGTGTGGGCGCGAACGTTCCATCGGTTGGTTTATACCACGAATCGCAGGCGTGCGCCGCAGGCGGCGCACCGGTTCCCGGACAGGCCGCGCGTGTCGACGCGGTACCCCTCCCTGCGGATGACGATCGCATGGCACTCCGGGCACGCCGTATCCTCCGTCCCCGGCAGGTGCATGTTCCCGACGTAGACGTACCGGAGCCGTTCCCGGGCGATCCGGTACGCCGCGGCGAGCCGGTCCGGCGGCGTCGGAGGGGCGGTGGCGCGGTGCTGCGGAAAGTAGCGTGAGATATGGAGCGGGATCTCCCGGTCCATATCCGCCACGAAATCGACCACCTTCCGGACCTGATCATCCGTGTCGTTGTGCCCCGTGTACAGGAGCGTGGTGATCTCCATATGCGTCATCTTCGCGGCCGTCCGGATCGTCGCAAGGACCGGGTCAAGATTCCCTCCGCAGATCTTCCGGTAGAAGGCGGGGTCCATCGACTTCAGGTCGATGTTCATCGCGTCCACGAAGGGAAGAAGTTCGGCGAGCGGCTCCGGGTTCACGTACCCGTTGGTGACCAGCACGTTCTTCATCCCCGCCGCCCGGAACGCCTTCGAACATTCCAGGACGAATTCGAACTGGATGAACGGCTCGTTGTAGGTGTAGGCGATCCCCACCGAATTCTCCCGGCGCGCCATTCGGAGCAACTCCTCGATTCGCACCGGTTCGACCGGGGCCTGCCGGAGGACCAGGGGATAGTTCTGGCAGAACTCGCACCGGAAGTTGCACCCGACGGAACCGATGGAGAGGATGCGGGCGCCGGGGTGGAAGTGGAACAGCGGTTTCTTCTCGACGGGGTCGACCGCGACGGAAGAGACCTTCCCGTACGTGGCGGCGAAGAGCGTCCCCCCCCGGTTCTCACGGACCCCGCAGATCCCGGCTTTTCCCTCTGCGATCCGGCACCGGTGGGGGCACAGCCCGCACCGCACGGCGTCCCCGTCCGGGACCCAGTGCGCGGCGACCTTGTCAGTAGCGGATGTCGAAGCCATGAAACACCTCCCCCGCCGGACGCCAGGAGACGACGCAATCGATCACGGCGGACCCGGGCGGTCCGGTCCGCATGAAATCGATCACGCTTTCCACCGCGGTGCGCTCTCCCTGGAGGACCGCCTCCACGCGGCGGTCGGGGAGATTGCGCACCCACCCGCGGACGCCCGCGGCGGCGGCCACACGTTGGGTGCCCCCGCGGAACCAGACCCCCTGCACGCGGCCCGAGACGATGACGTGCGCCTCGGGAATCGCCTCCATCGGTTACTCCTTGCCCCCCAGCATCGCGACAATTACACCTTCCCGATCAAATCCGACCACTCCCGTTCGGAAAGGATCGTTAGTCCCAATTTGCGCGCTTCCTTCTCTTTCGATCCTGCTCCTGGCCCCGTCACCACGTAGTCGGTCTTCTTTGATACAGAACTTGCCACGTTGGCTCCCATCCTTTCGGCACGAGCCTTGGCCTCCGATCTGGACATCGATTCCAACGCGCCTGTAAATACAACGGTTTTGCCTGCAATAGGACTTGCGGTGTCCGAAAGTTCAAAATCAGTGACCGTTACCAGTGCTCCACCGTTATGGTGTGAATTGGTCAACTTATCGAGGACGTCCTTATTCTGCTGTTCACGGAAAAAAGACACGATATCTCCTGCCACGCTTTCCCCGACCCCACTGATTGATAGCAAATCCTTCAGCTCATCCGAGTCCGGGGCCGATGCTTTCTCCATGCAATTACGCCAATGAGTCAGCGTGCGGTAATGGCGAGCTAGTAAGCGGGCCTTCGCTTCACCGACCCGACGAATGCCTAATGCATATATGAAACGATCCAGAGAAATAGTTCGGGCACGGCCTATTGCCTTGAATAGCTTGCTTGCTCTTTTATTTTTCCCGCGCCAACCTTCCCATGTAGACAAAGGGTGTTCACTTTGCTGATCCCGTTCTTCCAAGGTGAATATATCGACCGGGGTTCTGATCAATTTATTTTCGTAAAACAGGTCGATGTTCATCTCGCCCAGCCCTTCAATGTCAAAGGCATTCCTGGATACAAAGTGACGCAATCGTTCCTTCGCCTGGGCCGCGCAAATCAGCCCACCAGTGCAATAAGTATCGGATACACCTTTCTCTCGCGTAAACAAACTGCCACACACAGGGCAGCGTATTGGAAATTTATACGGTTGACTGTTAGATGGCCGATGTTTCTTGACCACTTGAACCACCTGTGGGATTACATCCCCCGCCCTTTGGACGATGATCGTATCGCCCTCTTGGATATCCTTACGCTCGATCTCGTCCTGATTATGCAACGTAGCTCGAGACACCAAAACTCCACCCACGTTGATAGGGGCAAGATTCGCAACAGGTGTAGCCCTCCCTGTGCGGCCTATCTGGACAGTGATGCTCCGGATAACTGTTTCCGCCTGTTCGGGGGGAAATTTCCATGCAATTGCCCAGCGAGGTGAACGACTGTCAAAGCCCAGGCGATCTTGCCAGTCGAGGCGGTCTACCTTGACTACGACGCCATCGATTGAAAACCCCAGAGTGGATCGTTTGGCGTGGAGTTTTTGGTAGTATCCCTCCAAGACTGTAAAATCGGAACTGACCACTTCAATCAAGCTGGATGGCTCGTTTAGTATGAAGCCCCACTCTTTAAGCATCCGACGAGCTTCCCATTGTGTTGATGCGAATGGCGTAGAAACCTCACCCCATGCGTAAGCGAAGAAGCGGAGAGGGCGATTTGCCGTGATATTAGAATCTACCTGACGCAAACTTCCGGCAGCGGCATTACGGGGGTTGGCGAACAGTGTTTCGCCGGTCAACTCCTGTTGTTCATTGAGTTTTAAAAAATCCTCGTCGGACATATAAACTTCTCCGCGTATCTCTATTACATTAGGCCAGCCTTCCCCGTGGAGTTGGCGTGGGATGTCCTTGATGGTTTTTACGTTTGTGGTTACGTCCTCCCCCTCGATACCGTTGCCCCGCGTCAATCCGCGTACCATGTGGCCTTTCTCATATCGAATTGAGCAAGATAAACCATCGATCTTTGGTTCAACAACTAAATCGATTGGGACATTCGTATTTTGTAATTCGCGGATGAAATTGCGGACGCTGTCTAAGAATTTCTTCTGGACTTGTTCCAAATTCATAGCGTTTTCTAATGAAGTCATTGGGACAGCATGGCGTATCTTCTTAAAGCCTGCGGCAGGTTCCGTGCCCACCCTGTGGGAGGGGCTATCAGGAAGAATCAAGTGTGAGAAGCAGGCCTCGATCGCGTTATTCCGACGGCGTAGGGCATCGTATTCGGCGTCCGTGATCTCCGGTTGATCTTTCCCGTAATACAGGCGATCGTGATGGGCGATTTTCTCCGCCAGTTCGTTTAATTCGGATGAGGCTTGCTCCTCCGTCAGTTGGCCCACAGGGACATTGAATAGTGTCGTTTGATTTTTCTTCATTGAAATACTGGAGCTACTCCTCCTCCAGCGCGGCGATCCCCGGGAGGTGCTTCCCCTCGAGCAGTTCGAGGAAGGCGCCGCCGCCCGTGGAGACGTACGACATCCGGGAGAAGAGGCCCGCCTTGTGGAGGGCGGTGTCGGTGTCCCCCCCGCCCACGATCGTCAGCGCGTTACTCTCGGCCAGCGCCCGCATCACCGCCTGCGTCCCCGCTGCGAACGGCGCGGTTTCGAAGGCCCCCATCGGGCCGTTCCACACGATCGTCTTCGCATCCTGAAGCGCCTCGCGGAACAGGGCACCCGTCGCGGGGCCGATGTCGAGCGCCATCATCCCGTCGGGGATCTCCCGCACCTGCACGGTCCGGGTCGGCGCGGACGCCTCGAGCCGCTCGGCCACAACCACATCGACCGGTAGATAGAGCCGGACCTTCCGCTCCGCCGCCCCGGCGAGAACCCGCTTCGCCGTATCGACCATCTCGGCCTCGTAGAGCGATTTCCCGATCCCGTACCCAAGCGCGGCGAGGAAGGTGTTCGCCATCGCCCCGCCGATCAGGATCTTGTCCACCTTGCCGAGGATGTTGTTGATCGCCTCGATCTTTCCGGATATCTTCGCCCCGCCGAAGATCGCCGCCAGCGGACGGGCGGGAGAAACGAGCGCCTTCTCGAAATAGGCGATCTCGTTCTTCATCAGGAGACCGGCCGCGCGCTCCTTCACGAACTTGACGATGGCCACATTGGAGGAGTGTCCCCGATGTGCCGTGGCGAAGGCGTCGTTGACGTAGACGTCGCAGAGGGCGGCGAGCCGTTTGCCCAGCTCCTCGTCGTTCTTTTCCTCCCCGGCGTGGTAGCGCACGTTCTCGAGGAGCAGGATGTCCCCGGGCTTCATCGCCGCCACGGCCATCGAAGCCGGCTCGCCCACGCAATCCTGCGCGAACGCGACCGGCCGCCCGAGCAGTTGCGACAGGCGCGGCGCGACCGGCGCCAGGCTCATCTCCGGCACCCGTTTCCCCTTGGGGCGCCCGAGGTGGGAGAGCAGGATCGTCTTCGCCCCCCGCTCGATCGCCAGCCGGATCGTGGGGAGCGCCGCCTCGAGCCGCGTGTCGTCGGTCACGTTGCCGGCCTTGTCCATCGGCACGTTGAAGTCGACGCGGATCAGCGTCCTTTTCCCGGAAAGGTCCAGTTGGTCGATCGTGCGGATCTTCATCCCGGGAATCCTCCTTGGGCGAACGTTTGGGGAGCGTACGGTACGAATATTATCAAAACCCCAGGGGGCCTACCAGCGGAGGAGGCCCATGACGATCTCGATGGCGATGAGGATGATGATGATCAGTTCGAGCGTCTCCGCACGCGCCGCCGCCGCCTGGTTGTTCAGCGCCGTGTAGATGTCCGTGAGGGTGGCGAGCTGGTCGCGCACCGTCCCCTCGTGTTTCTCCGCCCCCACCTTCCGGCGCGCCTCCTCGTACACCCGCGCGAGATAGGCGTCCCCCACGAGTT
This genomic window from Deltaproteobacteria bacterium contains:
- a CDS encoding sigma-54 dependent transcriptional regulator; the protein is MNRNPLKRILVVDDEPMIVSLLSTILREKGWDVTEARSGTDGIDQLDRAPFDVILTDLVMPGDSGIDLLRAAKEIHPDVEVILMTGYATADTAIEAMRNGAFHYIMKPLKPEEVVNLVEKAYSQRQLQRENRFLKSEIRAAHHVRSVVGDSEPILRLIATLQGISGVGGPVLLAGERGTGRGFFARIVHFHSRRSAELCVPVYCAGVPEETLIAELFGAPCAIEDQTSVPNSGKMELANHGTLHLADFAEAGREVLERMDRFLADKTMVPDGGTEPIMLDIRVIASSAVPVEELARRGNVPPTLLKALEPGIVHIPALREHLEDVPLLLHHFLQEANRERKKPLRGFTSSALSALETYDWPGNVRELRDLVRAVAGKKKQGTMIDATDIPPEILYRNLRRHPPQ
- the ligA gene encoding NAD-dependent DNA ligase LigA; amino-acid sequence: MKKNQTTLFNVPVGQLTEEQASSELNELAEKIAHHDRLYYGKDQPEITDAEYDALRRRNNAIEACFSHLILPDSPSHRVGTEPAAGFKKIRHAVPMTSLENAMNLEQVQKKFLDSVRNFIRELQNTNVPIDLVVEPKIDGLSCSIRYEKGHMVRGLTRGNGIEGEDVTTNVKTIKDIPRQLHGEGWPNVIEIRGEVYMSDEDFLKLNEQQELTGETLFANPRNAAAGSLRQVDSNITANRPLRFFAYAWGEVSTPFASTQWEARRMLKEWGFILNEPSSLIEVVSSDFTVLEGYYQKLHAKRSTLGFSIDGVVVKVDRLDWQDRLGFDSRSPRWAIAWKFPPEQAETVIRSITVQIGRTGRATPVANLAPINVGGVLVSRATLHNQDEIERKDIQEGDTIIVQRAGDVIPQVVQVVKKHRPSNSQPYKFPIRCPVCGSLFTREKGVSDTYCTGGLICAAQAKERLRHFVSRNAFDIEGLGEMNIDLFYENKLIRTPVDIFTLEERDQQSEHPLSTWEGWRGKNKRASKLFKAIGRARTISLDRFIYALGIRRVGEAKARLLARHYRTLTHWRNCMEKASAPDSDELKDLLSISGVGESVAGDIVSFFREQQNKDVLDKLTNSHHNGGALVTVTDFELSDTASPIAGKTVVFTGALESMSRSEAKARAERMGANVASSVSKKTDYVVTGPGAGSKEKEARKLGLTILSEREWSDLIGKV
- a CDS encoding zinc-binding dehydrogenase, with translation MKAAFFREHGGPDRVEFGDLPEPAAGPGQVRVRVKAAALNHLDIFVRNGIPGIPVALPHVMGSDGAGVIESTGAGVTRVKPGDEVVLNPGINCGECEFCLSGEHSLCVTFHLLGEHIAGTFADVVVAPAVNAYPKPAGLSWEESAAFPLTFLTAWRMLVTKARVKPGESLLIVGIGGGVAVAALQIAKLLGLTVFVTSGSPEKLDRAKALGANVGIDHGKTDFSREIRKLTGKRGVDVVLDSVGKATWKQSIAAAAKGGRLLTCGATTGPDPQTDLGRIFWNQLTVYGSTMGTHAEFAGMLKLFRDGKVKPVVDAVFPLSEAGEALRHLEEKHQFGKIVLRVD
- the amrS gene encoding AmmeMemoRadiSam system radical SAM enzyme, translating into MASTSATDKVAAHWVPDGDAVRCGLCPHRCRIAEGKAGICGVRENRGGTLFAATYGKVSSVAVDPVEKKPLFHFHPGARILSIGSVGCNFRCEFCQNYPLVLRQAPVEPVRIEELLRMARRENSVGIAYTYNEPFIQFEFVLECSKAFRAAGMKNVLVTNGYVNPEPLAELLPFVDAMNIDLKSMDPAFYRKICGGNLDPVLATIRTAAKMTHMEITTLLYTGHNDTDDQVRKVVDFVADMDREIPLHISRYFPQHRATAPPTPPDRLAAAYRIARERLRYVYVGNMHLPGTEDTACPECHAIVIRREGYRVDTRGLSGNRCAACGARLRFVV
- a CDS encoding acylphosphatase, with product MEAIPEAHVIVSGRVQGVWFRGGTQRVAAAAGVRGWVRNLPDRRVEAVLQGERTAVESVIDFMRTGPPGSAVIDCVVSWRPAGEVFHGFDIRY
- a CDS encoding phosphoglycerate kinase, whose translation is MKIRTIDQLDLSGKRTLIRVDFNVPMDKAGNVTDDTRLEAALPTIRLAIERGAKTILLSHLGRPKGKRVPEMSLAPVAPRLSQLLGRPVAFAQDCVGEPASMAVAAMKPGDILLLENVRYHAGEEKNDEELGKRLAALCDVYVNDAFATAHRGHSSNVAIVKFVKERAAGLLMKNEIAYFEKALVSPARPLAAIFGGAKISGKIEAINNILGKVDKILIGGAMANTFLAALGYGIGKSLYEAEMVDTAKRVLAGAAERKVRLYLPVDVVVAERLEASAPTRTVQVREIPDGMMALDIGPATGALFREALQDAKTIVWNGPMGAFETAPFAAGTQAVMRALAESNALTIVGGGDTDTALHKAGLFSRMSYVSTGGGAFLELLEGKHLPGIAALEEE